In a single window of the Mucilaginibacter defluvii genome:
- a CDS encoding ankyrin repeat domain-containing protein: MTNDFNKIRDAYHRNMFAQPAERTDVIALYRELADLNITGDGEEGLYHLAARFTDTDAIRLLNDAGVKPRPAKYGDTPLHALATTKFDLSSADLDEKAKRVYDTATILLEIGVNAKKKNDSGKLAYFDAALVYLYPMLDALGDAGIKMDVTDSEGKNLLHLICEKLVHRKTIPGAVDAAAKTVRILVDKGGIDLEDKDVYGTTPLTYAQRSGVKEIAAIISGDEEAGATGGMTLHEAVLNRDVEAVEAVINNGADLNELSDQYRSTPLMLACEYPSLPMVHLLVKAGADVNYSTGSGQTAVLQLLTKSVSNMGRGMSQDTRDIVKMLRALIDGGLDLDAVVNNEGDTALNMVCQAGYMADLNTALAGELIDAGCDINKPNTDGKTPLMSFAQRGNENKFGIAELLLDNNADTGYTDKTGNTALTYAASNSDHMSAKKIVSLLIDAGVDNVEKVNNAGQTAMDIAVQNNNEAVVKLLLV, translated from the coding sequence ATGACAAACGATTTTAATAAGATAAGAGACGCTTACCACCGCAATATGTTTGCGCAACCGGCCGAACGTACTGATGTTATAGCTTTATACCGCGAACTTGCCGACCTGAACATCACCGGCGACGGTGAGGAAGGCCTTTACCATCTGGCGGCGCGGTTTACTGATACCGATGCCATACGCTTGTTAAATGATGCCGGTGTTAAACCCCGCCCGGCAAAGTATGGCGATACGCCTTTACATGCGCTCGCCACAACAAAGTTTGATTTAAGCAGCGCGGATTTAGACGAAAAGGCGAAACGTGTGTATGATACTGCCACTATACTGCTCGAAATAGGCGTTAACGCTAAAAAGAAAAATGATTCAGGCAAGCTCGCCTATTTTGATGCAGCCCTGGTTTACCTGTACCCAATGCTTGATGCGCTGGGAGATGCTGGTATTAAGATGGACGTTACCGATAGCGAGGGTAAAAACCTGTTGCATTTAATATGCGAAAAATTGGTTCATCGTAAAACTATACCGGGCGCAGTTGATGCTGCAGCTAAAACAGTGAGGATATTGGTTGATAAAGGGGGCATCGATCTGGAAGATAAGGATGTTTACGGCACCACACCTTTAACCTATGCGCAACGCAGCGGTGTAAAGGAGATTGCGGCAATTATATCAGGTGATGAAGAGGCCGGTGCTACAGGCGGAATGACGCTGCATGAGGCTGTATTAAACCGGGATGTTGAAGCTGTTGAGGCCGTCATAAATAATGGCGCGGATTTGAATGAGCTGTCTGACCAATATCGTAGTACACCTTTAATGCTGGCTTGCGAATATCCTTCGCTGCCAATGGTGCACTTACTTGTAAAAGCTGGTGCCGATGTAAATTACAGCACAGGTAGCGGGCAAACTGCCGTGTTACAATTGCTTACCAAATCGGTAAGTAACATGGGGCGGGGCATGAGCCAGGATACGCGGGATATTGTAAAGATGCTGCGCGCCCTGATTGATGGTGGCCTTGATTTAGACGCCGTAGTGAACAATGAAGGCGACACCGCGTTGAATATGGTATGCCAGGCGGGTTATATGGCCGATTTGAATACAGCCTTGGCTGGAGAACTGATTGACGCAGGCTGCGATATCAACAAACCTAACACCGATGGCAAAACGCCGTTAATGAGCTTTGCGCAACGTGGCAATGAGAATAAATTCGGAATAGCTGAATTATTGCTGGATAATAACGCTGATACCGGTTATACAGATAAAACGGGCAATACGGCACTTACCTACGCGGCGTCCAACAGCGACCATATGTCGGCCAAAAAAATTGTATCGTTATTGATTGATGCAGGGGTTGATAATGTAGAAAAGGTTAACAATGCCGGCCAAACCGCTATGGATATAGCCGTGCAAAATAATAACGAAGCCGTAGTAAAATTACTGCTGGTTTAA
- a CDS encoding DUF4870 domain-containing protein codes for MSNKTKAIVAYITIIGWIIAYLDYKKSTDKSPLVNYHLGQSLGLIIFSFVLGIAVTILVSIVPSLYFLSMIVSLVSLVLLLLGIITANNETIKPLPIVGKLFEGKFNFAS; via the coding sequence ATGTCAAACAAAACAAAAGCCATTGTGGCCTACATTACTATCATCGGATGGATCATTGCTTATTTAGATTACAAAAAAAGCACAGACAAAAGTCCACTGGTTAATTACCACTTGGGTCAATCACTCGGCCTGATCATATTTTCGTTTGTGCTGGGCATCGCGGTTACCATACTGGTCTCTATCGTGCCTTCACTTTATTTTCTGTCAATGATTGTTAGCCTGGTATCACTTGTGTTATTGCTACTGGGCATCATAACTGCTAACAATGAAACCATTAAACCGCTGCCTATTGTAGGCAAGCTGTTTGAAGGTAAATTCAACTTTGCCTCCTAA